The following is a genomic window from Zalophus californianus isolate mZalCal1 chromosome 10, mZalCal1.pri.v2, whole genome shotgun sequence.
GGTAGGGTAACACTCAAATCTACCCATGTTTCAAATAATCAGCCACGAAAAAGGAGTCTTCAGAGATGAAGCTCTAGATAGACTGCTAAGAGGAAAGTTCAAGTTTCATTCAACTCAGAGTGAAGGCTGCCAAAATAGAGATGTATCTCTCAACCTTCTGCCTGGAAGATAAAAAGACTGACAGTTTGATTTCTTTTGGCAGCTTTCCCACATCTCTATTTGTGGGGCACACTCTGCAGTACTAGGATGCCTGACTTGAGCATGCTCACAGTGATAAGAGTGACACAGACTCACAGAGGATAAGTTGTGTGATTTCAACATAGGTTTTCCTGTGTCTATGAAAAGATAAGCTTTACTGAATGAGGACCAGCAAGAAGTCCATCAGACAAGAAAAGCACAAAATTATCCACTGAATAAACTCCTAACTGGTGCATATTATGGGTGGAATGGAACAAAGGCAAATAGGCATATGATGCTTCTGCCCATATACACACAACCACCAACTTGGGAAACAAAGTTTAAGAATATGGATGCTCAGTGCTTCAGCCACCCCTCTGGCGAGCTGTTTGGTCAGGTGAATGTGGTCACCAAATGATGGTTTTAGGACACCCGTTAGTGCACATCAAGAAACCAGAACCACAAGAGGATGTGGCTCAACTAATTTAGTCTTTAGTGATAGAAGCAAGACTTCAGCAAGAGGTAGGAGGGTCTCTGGCCAAGTTTTAAAGTAAATGTGCTCCACTACTCCTAAAATGCACGTTTTCTTCACACTTTAACAACTCTACATCGGGAGTGTGTCTTATAATCAACAGAGTCTTAGAATTGTCTGCCATGAAGTTGCTATTGTGACCTGGTTGCATGCACACGAACTTGGTGATAGCTGTTCATATTGCAGTCACTTTAACTGAGATTTGTTCATAGCTAGTGCTGGATTTAACCGCCATTTTTATATGTCTTTAGAAGATTTTACTGATTTGATATCAGAACAAAAAATCATTGTGTAAATAAAAAGGCAGGGGAATGAAGTTGCAGGACAAATTTAATATTAGtggaataaatatttatctttgggAAAATGACAACAATCCTTGGATTGCAAAGCAACAGTTAATTGTCTTATGGGATCTAAACGAGAGATAGAGGCGGTTGAGTTGCATTTTGTTACAGAGATCCATGAAAAGGACTGCCTGCCTCCTGCCAAGCAATACAACTGAAAAGCAGGCCATAGGCCAAATACCTCAGAAGAGAAGCAAGAAATGCCAAAGCAATGATAAGCCAATATGGTCAATTCAGGTTTAGTGCAGAATGATTGTTAAGCATAATTGacagcacttttttttcttaatggtacATAAAATAGTGACATACTTATAATTGAGGTCATATGCAAGTCAATGAAACACCACAGTCAAGCCTGTCTTtagcctcctcccctccaggtAGCTCAGTACATTCCCCAGTTGTTTCTGCCTCTTAGTATTACCTCTCTCAGGGATACTAGTATAAAATATAATacctaattataaaatgaaatatggaCAAGGCTGGTTCAAGCCCGAAGACTGTTTTGCTTTATTCCTTCAAATAATTCAGCATATGGAAAATCCTGGGTTCAAATACATTTGGCTACTTTATTGGTGGCCACCAATATTCATGCGAAAATCATGAATTGTCCCTTTGAATATGTAGCTTCTTTGActtgaattttatgattttttcaaaaatcttgaAAGCTATTAATGTTTAGCATAGGACTTAAGAAAGACAAAgcttggggggtgcctgggtggctcagtcattaagcgtctgcctttggctcaggtcatgattccagggtcctgggattgagccctgcctgcatcgggctccctgcttggcggaaagcctgcttctccctcttcccctccccctgcttgtgttcctgctctcgctgtgtctctctctgtcaaataaataaataaaatcttaaaaaaaaaaaaaaagacaaagcttgggcataatcaaagaaaaacttaTCTACCTCTCTATTCCTTCTTCGTACCAGTCTCTTCATATCTGTTTTCTTTAGCATATAGAAAAAGAATCTCTTTATCTATAGCAAGGACTGCCCAAAACCTTCCAAAAACAGTAGAAACACATCAGATGGCAATAACGGTAAACTGTCAATAACCCAGAAAGCATGACAAAAAAGTCCCTTCTCCAAAATTTGGCTGGAgacagaggaattttgaaaagtagactgggggcacctggctggctcagttggtagagcatgcgactcttgatctcagggtcatgagtttgaaccccacactgggtatggagcctacttaaaaaaaaaaaaagtaaccacaCTGAATTAAATACAAACTGCCCAGTCTATTGAAAACCCTTTCAAAGCCCATGTAATATTCCCAGCTTACATTTTACTCTTACTCCTAGTACTTCTTCACACTCCTGTCAAACTAGAGTACTGTTCTGCCAGCATGATGGGCACCTTCCCATgttcctctacctggaatgccctTTCTCCAAGTCCATTGCAATCCTTCAGAATCCTATCCATCCTTCAAAGTCCATTCATTCAATGTATATTAAGCACAGTCTATGTGTAGAATACGAAGgataaaaaagtaatttgaaagTTTCCCTGCCCCGAGGAGCCACCCGTCTGACCTATCTTAAATGCCACATCTTCCACAAAGTCCCATAGATCCACTCAACCACCTATGACCTCTCCTTCCTGTAAATCCTCTTCTCTTGTATTACTTCAACTTAAGAATCTCTTACTGATCTCCTCTATACCAGAGATAATACTGGGCAGTTTTGCATACATTTACATTATGTAATCCATACAAGAACTTCACTAAGTAGAGTTTCCACAGACCCACCAGGcatatgagaaaactgatgctCATAAATTCACATTCATAGTGAGTGTCCTGTTAAGCATCAGAACCTAGATCTACTGGCTTCTGTAtccagggctctttccataatttttcaGCAGCATTCACATGATCTTATTATTTGTGCGATCATCTTACCTTCTTAATTACAATAATATCTTGTTTTtccctattctttattttttattttgtatttctcatttttatttattcttgttttgAATCTTATTCTAAAGTATAGTTGGAACACCAGTCCTATGAAATATCTGGCTTTTGTAGGTGCTCAAAATGTGTTCACAGGTTGGAGAAGGAGGCAACGAGCTGCGGGATCCTGGGCCAGGAGGATGGCGGGCGGGATGGAGGCCACCTTGGAGCAGCTCTTGGAGGATACAATGAAGAATCCATCCATTGTTGGAGTCCTGTGCACAGATTCACAAGGACTTAATCTGGGCTGCCGTGGGACCCTGTCAGATGAGCATGCTGGGGTGATATCTGTTCTAGCCCAGCAAGCAGCTAAACTGACCTCAGACCCCACTGATATTCCTGTGTTGTGTCTAGAATCAGATAATGGGAACATtatgggggacctgggtggctcagtcgttaagcgtctgccttcgggtcaggtcatgatcccggggtcctggggtcgggttccctgcttagcgggaaggctgcttctccctctgctgctccccctgcttgtgttccctctcttgctgtcaaataaataaataaaatctttaaaaaaaatgttttaaaaaaatgggaacatTATGACCCAGAAACATGATGGCATCACCCTGGCAGTGCACAAGATGGCCTCTTGACAGCTCATACCAGTTCTCCAGCAGCCTGTCATCGGGGCTCAATCCTACCTGTGTAAATTATCTTGTAGAACTATGAAAGTCCCAGTAGTTAGGCCATTTATTTAGTGTGCATTGGGcacttttctattaattttagaGTAAGCTGCTTTTTGACACTCAATGGACTGACTTATCCAAATATTAGTAAGAAAGGATCATGTTTTGAAGAAGCAGGTCCAGGTCACTTTGTACATAGAATTTTCTTATTCTATGCCCAATTTATTCTATTCAATAAATCTggtcagaggaaaaagaaatgtgttctaCAAAAACAACCTGTGTTCCAAGTATTCTGGTAAATGCCAGCCAATGCTGGTTCATAATGATGCAGAGATGAGGGTCTGAGAAGAGCCTCCTCCCTGATGTCGTGAGAAATGGGGACATACTGAACCTTTATGGTaagtcaggaagagaggaaggatgaAAGCTCTAAaggacctcagaatgtgcctGGGGAAATCCTGATTGAGACTGAGGCCTAAAGGAAGCAACATGCTGgagcatattaaaagaaaaaaagtgtgaaaaaGAGAATAGACGTTTGCAAGAATTCAGACTGGTTTGATCAAGTTCTGTTCACAATAGTGGGTGAAATGTAGGTAACTGGGACCAAAGAAAGCCTAGGTGGGTAAATTCCAAAGTCTGAATCCAGGGACACCAAATTAGTCAAGagctaagggtttttttttaagctttgaccaggacctgggatccagaaagaaaatcattcCTCCTTCTCTAGGAACTAATGTAGCCAGAGACAGAGCTCAACTTGCATCTAGAGGTAGAAGAAGCTACCCAGTGAGAAAGGCCTAGAGCCTCATCGTTGAAAGCAAATGCAGACTACTGAGAGAGACAGGATTTCAGAGTTGGAAGGAATCAGAGCTATTATCTAATCAAACCTGCTCTTGTGATAGACACAAGAACAGGGGAAAGTTGAGTCTATTTAAAGGTTTACACTTATGCTAAGCTAATTAAATAACGTGAGCTTGCCCACTTGTAACTGGCCTCAACCAAATATAGCTGTGCTCCCAGATTCCATCACCAGGCAGCAACAGCCATATGCACTCAAAAGGAATGCTATATGCACGGCTGGAACTGTGATGGATCCTGGGACCAGAGGATCACGGGAGAGAAAAATTATTGGACCACTCCCAGATTCGGGGAGTATAGTTCTAGAGGCAGACACTATTTTTGATCCCCTGGAACATGAAAGCGGAATGCTTTCCAGGGAAAGTGGGATGAAGAGCCACCCCAAGCAGCTCTCTGTTTGTGGGTTCTCGTATTTACCATGTTCCCAGACTGCTGCCTCCCAATATGTATCCGTTTCCtgtggttgctgtaacaaattaccaccaacttaaaataacagtaacttattctctcacagtcATGGGGGCCAGAAGTCTAAAACTGGTGTCACTGGGAtgaaattaaggtgtcagcacGCCCCCCTCCCTCTGGAAGGGCCGCACTTCCTGTGTATGCGGGCGCATGCGCAtgatctccctctgccttgctcttGTAAGGACACCTGTGATTGCCCTTAATCACCTCCTCTCAAGAACCTtgacttaatcacatctgcaaaaacccTTATTCTAAATAAGTGAACATTTACAGGTGTCAGGGGTAAGGGACATTCTTCAGTCGACCAAGCCATGCTAACAAAAGCCCActcttaatataaaaatagtttctgTCAATGTAAACtgttaacataaaaatattctcaaataaaGAAACTCAGGGTCTCAGGAAGCCACACTGCAGGACTTCTCTCCATCTTATTCCTGTTCCTCCTGTGCTCCTTTGTTACTTACACAGGCACATTTTTATATGGATTAATTGTAAGTTCATCTAACTGTTTGGCAGTACAAACCTtcaaaaatctaataaaattatCTAAGTCTCCATTCCTGACTTCTTTCAGCAGCAGATGTAAAGCTCCTTCCTAAAACGGTTCTGGAGGTTCTGCACAGCCTTACCCTTGTCCTGCAACAACCCTTCCACTTCAGGAAGGGTTTCCCCTTTTTCAGCTTCTCTATACCACCACCCAGAAAAGATCAAGGGATATTATTCCCTCCCAGACAGTTGGAGTTTGTATATTATTTGCATGTTGCTTGGTTCATTCATTACCTCAATAAACAGCTGCCTATCATGAGGCAAACATTGCACTAATCTTTGGAGATAGAAAGGGGAAAGGTGGGCTGATATCCCCAGTAAGTGCAGCAGAGGTACACGTGACGAATGCCATAATGAAAGTCAACACCAgtgcaggacgcctgggtggctcagtcggttaagcgtctgcctttggccccggtcatgatcctggggtcctgagatcaagtcctacactgggctccttgctcagtggggagtctgcttctccctctgcctgccgctccccctgcttgtgttctctctctctctgacgaataaataaatacaattaaaaaaaaaaaggaggaggtgTAGCAGAAAGAACTCAGGTTCTTGAAACAGAAGAAcaaggttcaaatcccagcttgcCACTTAGTGTtttactgtgtgacctcaggcaaattacttTAGCTCTTTGAGCCTCACTGTTCTTACCTGTATAAAGGGGACAAAGACTACCCACTTTAAACAGCTGTTGCGAGAACTAAATAGTATAACATATGGGAAGCACCTGGCACGCTGCGGGGGCACGGAGAATCCAAGCCAACCCGAGGGAATTGGGGAAGCTTGACGGAGAGGTAAGACCTGAACAGGAACTTGACAGGCACGTATCGGTTTGTCAGGTCAGTCCAGGCAAAAGCCAAAAGCTCAAGGTAATTGGAAAGAAGGTCATGAGATGCGGCCAAACAGGTGGGCAGGGGTCAGTCATTAGGTTAACAGGGAGTCTTTGGTAATAGGGAAGTGACATGCTCAGATTTATACAAACAGGTCAAGGATGGTTTGGggtccacacaaaaacaaaagttagGGAGATCAGTTAAAACTTGTAAGGATCCTGGCCAAAGTTCATAAAGGCTTGAAGTCAGACACTGACATGGAAGAGGACAAGAGAAGAGGAATATTAGACACATTTTGGAATTAGAATTTACCATTTAGTGGGGAGATCATCTGTGACAGGTAATGGAGAATAAGAAGATCAGAGTGGCTCCAAAATTCACCAGTTACATCTGTATGATATCAAAACAACCAAGAGACTccgtttcttcctttctttcttctcttcttcctcccctctttccctccatctctctcactgttttctttctaataaaatcaaatgaaatctttctttttgaaCCAAAACAGAAATTCAAGCTGGGATATAAATACAAAAGtatgttgaacatatttttcaGCTTTCAAGTGGTTGTTTGACAGCACAAAGccactataaatgtatttttaaatcctgttaagcttactctttaaaaaatgtaatgattcTGGTGGAGTTCTTAAGTTAAGGCATTCTTTTCACTAATAAGaaatgataggggcgcctgggtggctcagtcgttaagcgtctgccttcggctcaggtcatgatcccagggtcctgggatcaagccccgcattgggctccctgctcagcagggagcctgtttctccctctcccactccccctgcttgtgttccctctctcgctgtctttctctctgtcaaaaaataaaataaaatattttaaaaaaaaagaaatgatagagtGCTGAGAGGCTCTAGGTgccaaatataaatgaaattgtaaaaGGAGAATTTTAGGGTTCACCTCAGTGATTACCCCAGTAATCATGACCACTATCCCATGGCCAGTGGATACACTGTATCTTTAGAAGTTAGCTGCAGCAACCAAATCAAGTTACTTAGAGTAGGTTACATTATCAAACATCTACTGGCTTATTTACTCCTGAAGTAAATTGATTACCatctccagggtgcctgggtgactcagtcggttaagcgtctgactttggctcgggtcatgatctcagggtcctgggataaagccccgtGTCAAActctccgctcagtggggagtctgcaccctgccctcctcccccagctcctgcgctcactctctctctctttctctcaaataaataaataaaatcttaaaaaaaaattgactacCATCTGGCAAGGATTATGGATTATTTTTGCTCAACTTTTCCAATAATTTTACTTCTCTTGCCCTGATTAACATTCATTCCATATTCAGCAAATGTGTATTGAGTTGCCATTAAATGCAACTGTACGAGAAGCCACAGAATTATAAAGAACATAATTTGGTGCTGAGGCAGAGGTGAGATACTGCATGTCCAGTTCAAGGCAGGGTGCACTGGGCACCACATAATGGCCATGACAAGGCTCTCGGAGTGCAGAGGAGAGTTACATTCAAGGGGAATAACTGATGGGAGAGTTGAGGGTAGAACAAATCCCAGGCAGAGAAAACCACATAAACAAATAGGCAGAAAGTGGTAAGTTCAAGCTTTCTCCCTTCTTACAGTTCCCACTCCTTCTCACTGAGGCTCCTTCGCCTAAaatgccttcctttctttctccttctgctggTCTCAATTCTAATGTTACTTCCTCTAGGAAGCCCTCTCTGACCTTTTTAGGTAGaatttaaagtttcctttttgtAACTCACAAAACCCCTCCAGGCTCCCcctttttctgagagagagagagagagagagagaactcatgCAAGAGCTCACCTGCATGCacatggtgggggcggggggggggggggcgggcgagggagagaaacccaagcagactccacacccagcgagcctgaggcagggctagatccccggaccagagatcatgaccccagtggaaatcaagagctggacactgaaccgactgagccacccaggcgcccccaggcacatttttaaatgcatatatcaCATGTTATTTAAGAACAACTTCCTGGATTTAAGTCCCTTGCTTTTGCCCCTTGACGTCCAAAGGACTTTGAGCAAGCTACTtaattttctgtgctttgatttccacatctatgaaatggagatacTGATACCTACAGGATTGGTTAGGGGGTATATTATGTCAAGAGCTTAGCATCAAATCTACCAAGGTCAATGCTCAATAAGTGCTGGCCACTGTTGTTATGGCATACTTAGAACTCTACCACACCAGACTGTAAACCTCTGATGGGTAGGGATATATcccattcatctttgtatctccagaCTCTAGCATAGCACTTGGaaaatgctgaataaattaaaaatttcactggCCAATATCTGGTTCTGGGAGTGTCTCTGAGAAGATCTTCAGGAGGAAATATCCAATAAGCAGATGGTGATTCAAAATCAGTGCtcagaagaaaattatttacattaatgTGAAGACCTAAGAGTTATGTATACAATAGTGATATCAAGAGGTGGAAGGCAGAAACAGATGTGAATGAAAACAAGGAAGCATTATAGTGAGTACATTTCCCCCAAATGACTTTTGCAGGCCTGGCACGGacttgaaacttttaaaattcttcaaatcATGTAATATTACCAACTCCCCTCACACCACTCAGCAGCAAATGGcttaaaaatacaggaaagaaaatttataatttattgcaTTTAAATAGTTTTCTGATGAAAGCACTTGGTAAGTATataggacctttttttttttaaaggttttatttatttatttgagagagagagcatgagaggggggaaggtcagagggagaagcagactccctgccgagcagggagcccgatgggggactcgatcccgggactccaggatcatgacctgagctgaaggcagctgcttaaccaactgagccacccaggcgccccagtatataGGATCTTAATTAGTGTAAATTCAAAtacccaatttattttatttgggggctAGGGAGAGGACTACCATTGTCTTAAAGCCTTCCAACAATAATATGATTCATATTAACTTTCTTATTAAAGGAAGTATTTGGGAAGAAATTTAAACTAAAcatttgtataattaaaaaaaaaaaaacccttgttcTCATTAGTTCTGTGAGTAAACTGCTTAGTTAGGCACATTCTATATTCAAATAATAGACAAAATggataatatttgtaaaaaatctGAGAAGGCAATTTCTGGAtggaaaagatacagaaaaatcatgAACATGTTGTCACTCATTCTGCTTGAGATGGGCTGCCTGAGTTGTCTTCATACATCTAGCCAGTAAAAAGGGACAATATGCTGCAAACATAGATACAACAGAAAAGGGCTCACTTCCATCTACCCTTTCTTAAGTCCCAATTATTTTCTGGTTCAAGTTATGGAAAAACTTCATAGACACTATATTGCCTCTGGACATCTCTTAGAACGATACCCAAATGACTGGGGTTGGCAAAtcgaagaaaaaagaaaggagacaagaaaTTGAGgcaagtagggcgcctgggttggttaagcgactgccttcggctcaggtcatgatcctggagtcccgggatcgagtcctgcatcgggctccctgctcggcggggagtctgcttctccctctgaccctcttccctctcgtgctctctctctctctcattctctctctctcaaataaacaaataaaatctttaaaaaaaaaagaaattgaggcaaGTAAACTAAAGCCAACTGACACCCTTTGGCAGGCTTTTCCCTCTCAACTACAGTAAGTCTTGTTCTAAATTAGGAAAGATAAACACCTAAGATGTCAacacttttatttaaagaatcTGAGAGAGTCCATGGACTTCCTGAAttcagatggggagggagggcataACAGATATATCTTATACTACCAGTTACTTTATTCTGGTTGCAAAAAACCAATTAGAAGTGCTTCCCTATGTCTTATGCTAGAGGACAACACAGATTGGTGTCTGTTGTCATGTTCCTGCAACATTCTCAGAGATGCAGCTATAATTGGGCTTGAGCAACAGTCCAGCCACTGGGAGGTAAAGGAGATCATATTTGCTCTAATTTGTAGCAAATTCTTCAGCCCTCTGCCGCTCTCTGACCTCCTCACAGTGAATTCGAGTCTGGTCTCCCCAGTTCTCTTTAAGAAATgagttgcatttaaaaaaaaagaaaaagaaaaagaaatgagttgcATGAAGTTATCAGTCCCACCATGAATTATGTTTCTAGGACCTGGGAAGATGTGCAAAAGTATAAGAGATGATGGGCAAGTCTGTAATTGGTGTTTGAGGTTAAGGCTGGGTTGACGGAGTCAGTTACTCTTACAGGGAAGTGCAGAGGGCAGGTGAATCTCCCGTAAGAAGGATGTTCACAGTTCTCAGAAGAGGGAAGTTTTCAACCATAGGGGAGGATATGAAGACAGCTCAAAGATAGGTGATGTTAAGACAGAGAACTGACCTTGACTCATCTTCCCACACCTCACAGCTCAATGACAGAACAGAAACTGTATTAAGAatgcctaggggcacctgggtggctcagatggttaagcgtctgcctctggctcaggtcatgatctccgggttctgggatggagccccatgtcaggcttccagctcagcggggagtctgcttctccctctccctctgcctctccccccgccctcGCTTGtgatctgtctctgtctctctgtctctctgaaatgtataaataaaatcttaaaaaaaaagacaacgcCTAGTACATAACAGAGCctgcagtttaaaaaaacaaattaagtggTACAACTTAGTTTCCTGAAGTCCCTGATTTAACATTGActcaaatacacaaaaattagtgACCTGTAGAACAATTTCTCAGGGAGCCAATAGAGTTCATAATGAAAGCTGTGTCAAGGCCATGAAATACaataataaactatcagaaagagaacaTAGTAATTACTGTATCTTTCCACTTCCTGTGTGCATTTAAGTTATCCTTTCTTTAGTCCATTTAGCTGTTTTCACTTTAAAAGACAAGATGCATTTCGCAggttataaaatacaaaaacacttatCTTTGGAGCATATCCTTAACACAGCAGGAAGAACACAAATGAAATAGACTGAAGCCTTGAATTTCATCACCTGTTtgaggaaatctttaaaaatatatttaatgggTTAACTTCAGTATTAGACATATGTGTAGTAAAAATATGCTAACAgctgccatttttaaaagaatcacatTTCTCCTGGACACTGTTACTGATATGCCTGACTGCCCACATTTAGAACCATGGTAATGACTGGTGGGAGCAGTCTCTCACACTCAAACTCTGTAACTCTGTGCACCAACAATACAGCCAGCCCCTGTGATTTGTCACATCAAATATGAGAAAGGCACCTCTGTGTGACTTCAAAATCAATGATGCTTCAGAAAAATCCTCAAcccagaacagaaaaaagaaacatgccGTGACAAGAACATCAATGAGAATGTGAGCTATgtgttttgcttattttggagagaaagcGATACTTTTTCTTGCAATTTGTCTAGAAAAAAATGGTTCAGCTTTTTTGGGTCATAAACCCCTTTAATAATATGCTGAAAGTTTGGGATTCCAGAAAAATGTATACAGACAGAAAATTCTGCCAATTCCAATTCCCTGACCCCAAGTCATTTTGATTTAGATGGCCGTGAGGAATCTTTCTGCAGCTAGCAAGACTAATATTCTCAGTTACAAAGTTAGATCAGAATGTATTCTGTGGGAAGTCTGCATTGTCCAACACATGGAAAAACAATGGGGCTTGTCctgaaagaataaaggaatagaGGAGATTACATctaaactttattaattttttggttCAGACTTAAATTCAATTTTCAAAATGGTGGCTCTTTGAAATTAATATAGGCTCCTGAtcacatcaattttttaaaaaaagattatttatttgagagagagagagtgagagaacacaagcaagggtgggggacagaagaagagggagaggcaggcttccagctgagcagggagcccgatgcagggccaggaccctgggatcatgacctgagctgaaggcaggtgcttaaccaactgagccacccaggtgcccctcactgcaACTTTAATATACCAACACATTGTCATTTCTTAgggagaaatttttatttccttaatagcAACACAGAAGTTGGATTGGGGGTTTATTAATGAAGCTAGCAAAGGTTAATGCTAAAGGACACAGAAAAAACCAACCATATTGTTTAGAACTTGACCACATATCTTACTGGGCAAATATTTGCTATTTGCTAAGGAAAATGTAGTGTAGCAAGTCAGAACCAATAATTCAGCAACTGCAAGTTACTCTTCAAAAACGACTTCACAATCTTTGCTCATATGGTTAGTGGGATCTTATGTgaattaattaacttaaaaaactTTTATCAAGTGCCAACTTTTTTAGAGCACTAATACTATCAACACTATGGGTGATATGTAAGAGTAGAGTTCACTGTGGAAGAATAtgaccaaaggggaaaaaagaaagctcaGGATTTGAAGCTTATTACAAAAATTGAGGTAGGGTGGGTAGGATGATCTTccaaaaagaaatatggaaaaatcaTGTACTACATTTATCCTTGCCACACTGTACAGAAACCACTACATAGTTACTTCTAAGCACACTACCAATTGCTGTCTTTACATATGTGGAGCATCAAAGAGTTTTATCCAGAAGATACCTAAGCATTAGAATAAAGAAAGCTGCTACTGCCATGGGAGGAAAAGGGTGGGTGATTGTTGCCAATCCTTGTTGTGGGTGTTTAGGGTTCTATGCAGATAAGATATGGTCAGTCATGCTTGCTGTCCATCTTTCTGGTGACTAGTTCTGGAATATAATAGTCTACT
Proteins encoded in this region:
- the LOC113932433 gene encoding ragulator complex protein LAMTOR5-like, with amino-acid sequence MAGGMEATLEQLLEDTMKNPSIVGVLCTDSQGLNLGCRGTLSDEHAGVISVLAQQAAKLTSDPTDIPVLCLESDNGNIMTQKHDGITLAVHKMAS